CAGTGAGGGTCGGCGCCGACAGCGGGGGCACGTTCACCGATGTGGTGACCGCCGACGGGCTCACCACCAAGGTGCCTTCCACGCCCGCGGATCCAGGCGCAGCCGTGCGCACGGGCATTGCCCAGGTGAGCGGCGACGATGCAGTTCCGAAGCGGCCGGCCGACGGTCGCCCCGAGCTACTGGCTCACGGCACGACTGTGGCGACCAATGCCCTGCTCGAGCGAAAGGTCGGCCGGGTCGCGCTGGTCACGACCGAGGGCTTCGCGGATGTGATCGAGATCGCCCGCCAGGACCGCCCGTCGCTCTACGACCAGTGGGCGGACCGACCGGACCCACTGGTCGCCCGGCCGGACCGGATCGAGGCTCGGGGTCGCCTTGGCGCCGATGGGAGCGAACTGCTCGCGGTCGACGCGGCAACCGTCATGGACCCGCCCGAGGATGCCGACGCCGTGGCCGTCGTGTTGTTGCACTCCGATCTCGATGGTTCACACGAGCGGTCTGTCGCCGCCGAGATCCGATCGCGGGGCTGGGAGGTGACTGCGTCGCACGAGGTGAGTCCCGAGTTCCGCGAATACGAGCGAACTGTCACGACCGTGGTCAACGCAGCATTGCGGCCCGTGTGCCGCTCGTACCTCGAAGGCCTTGCCGAGGCGGCCGACGACGTGGCCGTGATGACCTCCGCCGGTGCGCTGGTGGACGTGCGGCGCGCGGCTGACGTGCCGGCTTCGCTGCTGCTCTCCGGGCCTGCGGCGGGGGCACGGGCCGCTGCGCAGGTGGCGCGGGCCTGCGGGTTCGACGACGCGGTGGGCTTCGACATGGGAGGCACCAGCACCGATGTGTGCCTCGTGTTGGGTGGTGAGCCGGCGGTTGCTGCCCAGCACGACGTCGCCGGGTTCCCGGTGCGGCTTCCCTCGCTCGACGTGCACACCGTCGGCGCCGGCGGCGGCAGCATCGCCCGCATCGATGCCGGTGGTGCGCTGGTCGTAGGTCCCGAGTCCGCCGGCGCGGTGCCCGGCCCAGTCTGCTACCGCCGGGGCGGCACGGAGCCGACGGTCACCGATGCCAATCTGCTGCTGGGCCGTATTCCCCGAGGCACGGCGTTCAGCGGCCTCGGCGAGCTCGACTCGCAGGGTGCCGCCGACGCGATGGAAACCGCCGGCGTCACCGCCGAGGGCGTGGTCGAGGTCGTCAACGCGACGATGGTCCAGGCGCTGCGCAAGGTGTCGGTGCAGCGGGGTGTCGACCCGGCGGGGATCGCCCTGGTCGCCTTCGGCGGTGCAGGCCCGCTGCACGCTTGCGAGCTGGCCGAGGAGTTGGGTGCGGCAGCGGTGATCGTTCCCGCCGCCGCCGGGGTGCTCAGCGCGATGGGTCTGCTCAGCTCGCCCCGCGGCATCGAGCTCGTCCGCAGCTGGCCCGAGCCGCTCGACCATTCCGGTCTGGTGGCTGCCGGCGATGACCTGGCGGCATCAGCTGTGGCAGCAGTCGGCAATCCCGCAGCGGAGGTCGAGGTCG
This genomic interval from Actinomycetes bacterium contains the following:
- a CDS encoding hydantoinase/oxoprolinase family protein, whose amino-acid sequence is MATGRGAVRVGADSGGTFTDVVTADGLTTKVPSTPADPGAAVRTGIAQVSGDDAVPKRPADGRPELLAHGTTVATNALLERKVGRVALVTTEGFADVIEIARQDRPSLYDQWADRPDPLVARPDRIEARGRLGADGSELLAVDAATVMDPPEDADAVAVVLLHSDLDGSHERSVAAEIRSRGWEVTASHEVSPEFREYERTVTTVVNAALRPVCRSYLEGLAEAADDVAVMTSAGALVDVRRAADVPASLLLSGPAAGARAAAQVARACGFDDAVGFDMGGTSTDVCLVLGGEPAVAAQHDVAGFPVRLPSLDVHTVGAGGGSIARIDAGGALVVGPESAGAVPGPVCYRRGGTEPTVTDANLLLGRIPRGTAFSGLGELDSQGAADAMETAGVTAEGVVEVVNATMVQALRKVSVQRGVDPAGIALVAFGGAGPLHACELAEELGAAAVIVPAAAGVLSAMGLLSSPRGIELVRSWPEPLDHSGLVAAGDDLAASAVAAVGNPAAEVEVAFDCRYAGQSHELRVGSVDEFGEVHRRHNGYERAGDPVEVTAIRATATLPAPVSIEALCGSWEGKWAGETVVGPRVVSREDCTIWIPGGWEGSEGALGALVLRRSSPSPAGGSS